A single region of the Anguilla rostrata isolate EN2019 chromosome 11, ASM1855537v3, whole genome shotgun sequence genome encodes:
- the LOC135234086 gene encoding helicase ARIP4-like isoform X3 — protein sequence MLLLDESESFSDQPQGTPFSAENEAQGGDSSGWQCTPPSTSPSGEPPSRPSSRPPSHPDSHSPSPSPSPSPSPSPSPSPSPVPPGSTKKRTSKPAHMRRNIRKLLREHQLEAVTKAAQQEELERRKRLEQQRKDFPVPHLPEFPPGVLGSGEVSQSSSAHVAKQEVICLDTSNSSASASEDDTKGPAARAIKDDVIELSSGEDDTLQTSQSIEDDDDDRATPGTEESSGAHVNDALNQPDAQGRVLVNINHPANEKDLFLAPQLARAVKPHQIGGIRFLYDNLVESLERYGNSSGFGCILAHSMGLGKTLQVISFIDILLRHTEAHTVLAIVPVNTLQNWLAEFNLWLPAPEALPQDNDPNNTAPRPFKVHILNDEHKTTAARAKVVGDWSAEGGVLLMGYEMYRLLSLKKSFVAGRKKKSKKPTGPVIIDLDEEDRQQELLKGIEKALSRPGPDVVICDEGHRIKNCHASTSQALKNIRSRRRVVLTGYPLQNNLIEYWCMVDFVRPDFLGTRQEFSNMFERPILNGQCIDSTPQDVRLMRYRSHVLHSLLEGFVQRRGHDVLRTHLPSKEEHVILVRLSPVQRALYTQFMTRFREAGNSGWLGLNPLKAFCVCCKIWNHPDVLYEALQKENLANEQDLDLDDITTTGNNRCNAPSLKGKPSDSANSKFIAGINLGSMQERANQVITYEWAKDIMSNYQTGILENSAKMLLLFHLIDESVRKGDKILVFSQSLSTLSVIEEFLAKRPMPPIRGAEGPSQNWVRHSNYYRLDGSTSTSERERLINQFNDPANNTTWVFLLSTRAGCLGVNLIGANRVVVFDASWNPCHDAQAVCRVYRYGQRKACHIYRLVCDFTLEKKIYDRQISKQGMSDRVVDDLNPVLNFTRREVESLLHFVEEEPDPAGVQVNCQNEMEDVILQACNLYPQLITKHPFHHESLLMDRKEMKLTKAEKKAAKKSYEDEKRASVPYTRPSYAHYYPASDQSLTNIPAFSQRNWRPPPRPDEKPVASVRPVQSTPIPMMPRQVPLGPGASLASSSTGVNFPVNYLQKAGVFVQKIVTTTDIVIPGTNSSADVQARISAGESIHVIRGTKGTYIRTSDGRIFAIRAAGKSRPGEESSSTPRDTQRSSAETPSNGSNGCSSPDRKRLTPDSLTRPLSPDGPEILSELRRYTAGGSDLAAGGQDRPPDGSGGGAAAAKGEGAGQPGANTPTALDLRGTKRKSSTPSSEEHAAKPPAKRTSMPLPLQGLPLSGGYGLPPVGLSPALLGSMGHAMFMGAGSSYFQPHGQLGDPRLMFPVTPDPFGLGGSSLPSSSSSGASSSSASVPSSSGAAAAGSASLPPFMLGSGMAGMLPPGFPLSYEPRMYPASLLPGGLPATPGPAGSSFLSHYSSPSLLGAALRRASAHAVAENGGSSSDDDVIEVTGQ from the exons atGCTGCTGCTGGACGAGTCCGAGTCCTTCTCAG ACCAGCCTCAGGGCACCCCTTTCAGTGCAGAGAATGAAGCCCAGGGAGGGGACAGCTCGGGGTGGCAGTGCACCCCGCCATCTACCTCACCGTCGGGGGAGCCCCCTTCGCGCCCCTCGtcgcgccccccctcccatcccgaCAGCCACAgtcccagccccagccccagcccaagccccagtcccagccccagccccagccccagtccTGTACCTCCCGGCAGCACCAAGAAGAGAACCTCCAAGCCCGCCCACATGAGGAGGAACATCCG AAAGCTCCTGAGAGAGCACCAATTGGAGGCAGTAACCAAAGCtgcccagcaggaggagctggagaggcgGAAGCGGCTGGAGCAGCAAAGAAAGGATTTCCCAGTGCCTCACCTCCCCGAATTCCCCCCAG GTGTCTTGGGCTCGGGGGAGGTCTCCCAGAGCTCCTCGGCCCATGTGGCCAAGCAGGAGGTGATCTGCCTGGACACCAGCAACAGCAGCGCCAGCGCCAGCGAGGACGACACCAAGGGACCGGCGGCCCGCGCCATCAAGGATg atgTCATCGAGCTCAGTTCTGGGGAGGACGACACTCTCCAGACCAGCCAGTCCATcgaggacgacgacgacgacagGGCCACGCCCGGCACGGAGGAGAGCAGCGGGGCCCACGTCAACGACGCCCTCAACCAGCCCGACGCCCAGGGCCGAGTTCTGGTCAACATCAACCACCCCGCCAACGAGAAGGACCTCTTCCTCGCCCCGCAGCTGGCTCGCGCGGTCAAGCCGCACCAG atcGGCGGGATCCGCTTTCTCTACGATAACCTGGTGGAGTCTCTGGAGCGCTACGGGAACAGCAGCGGCTTCGGCTGCATCCTGGCTCACAGCATGGGCCTGGGCAAGACCCTGCAGGTCATCTCCTTCATCGACATCCTCCTGCGTCACACCGAAGCTCACACTGTGCTGGCCATCGTCCCT GTGAACACGCTGCAGAACTGGCTGGCGGAGTTCAACCTGTGGCTGCCGGCCCCGGAGGCCCTGCCCCAGGACAACGACCCCAACAACACCGCGCCCCGCCCCTTCAAGGTCCACATCCTCAACGACGAACACAA GACCACAGCTGCCCGGGCCAAGGTGGTGGGCGACTGGTCGGCGGAGGGCGGGGTGCTGCTCATGGGGTACGAGATGTACCGGCTGCTGTCGCTGAAGAAGAGCTTCGTCgcaggcaggaagaagaagtcCAAGAAGCCCACGGGCCCCGTCATCATCGACCTGGATGAGGAGGACCGGCAGCAGGAGCTGCTGAAGG GAATCGAGAAGGCCCTGTCGCGGCCCGGGCCGGACGTCGTGATCTGCGACGAGGGCCACCGCATCAAGAACTGCCACGCCAGCACCTCGCAGGCCCTGAAGAACATCCGGTCGCGGCGGCGCGTGGTGCTCACCGGCTACCCCCTGCAGAACAACCTGATCGAGTACTGGTGCATGGTGGACTTCGTCCGGCCGGACTTCCTGGGCACGCGGCAGGAGTTCAGCAACATGTTCGAGCGGCCCATCCTGAACGGGCAGTGCATCGACAGCACGCCGCAGGACGTCCGGCTCATGCGGTACCGCAGCCACGTCCTGCACAGCCTGCTGGAGGGCTTCGTTCAGAG GCGAGGTCACGATGTACTGAGAACCCACCTTCCCTCCAAGGAGGAGCATGTGATCCTGGTGCGGCTGTCGCCAGTCCAGCGGGCGCTCTACACCCAGTTCATGACCCGCTTCCGGGAAGCAGGGAACAGCGGCTGGCTGGGCCTCAACCCCCTCAAGGCCTTCTGCGTCTGCTGCAAG ATCTGGAACCACCCGGATGTCCTGTATGAAGCTCTGCAGAAGGAGAACCTGGCCAATGAGCAGGACCTGGACTTGGATGACATCACAACCACAGGCAACAACCGCTGCAATGCGCCCAGTCTGAAGGGCAAGCCCAGCGACTCCGCCAACAGCAAGTTCATCGCAGGCATCAATCTGGGCTCGATGCAGGAGAGAGCGAACCAAGTCATCACTTACGAATGG gcgaAGGATATCATGAGTAACTACCAGACGGGCATCCTGGAGAACTCGGCCAAAATGCTGCTGCTCTTCCACCTGATCGACGAGAGCGTTAGAAAGGGAGACAAGATCCTGGTGTTCAG TCAGAGCCTGTCCACGCTGTCAGTCATCGAGGAGTTCCTGGCCAAGAGGCCCATGCCACCTATCAGAGGTGCTGAGGGCCCGAGCCAAAACTGGGTCCGCCACTCCAACTACTACC GGCTGGATGGAAGCACATCGACCTCGGAGAGAGAACGGCTCATCAATCAGTTCAACGACCCCGCGAACAACACCACCTGGGTTTTCCTGCTGTCTACCAG GGCGGGCTGCCTCGGGGTGAACCTGATCGGAGCGAACCGCGTGGTGGTGTTCGACGCCTCCTGGAACCCCTGTCACGACGCGCAGGCCGTGTGCCGCGTGTACCGCTACGGCCAGAGGAAGGCCTGCCACATCTACCGCCTGGTGTGTGACTTCACCCTGGAGAAGAAGATCTACGACCGGCAGATCTCCAAGCAGGGCATGTCAG ATCGTGTGGTGGACGACCTGAACCCTGTGCTGAACTTCACACGCAGGGAGGTGGAGTCGCTGCTGCACTTTGTGGAGGAGGAGCCCGACCCGGCCGGGGTGCAGGTGAACTGCCAGAACGAAATGGAGGACGTCATCCTGCAGGCCTGTAATCTCTACCCCCAGCTCATCACCAAG CACCCCTTCCACCACGAGTCTCTCCTCATGGACCGAAAGGAGATGAAGCTCACCAAAGCTGAGAAGAAGGCTGCCAAGAAGAGCTACGAGGACGAGAAGCGGGCGTCTGTGCCCTACACCCGCCCGTCCTACGCCCACTACTACCCCGCCAGTGACCAGAGCCTCACCAACATCCCCGCGTTCAGCCAGCGCAACTG GCGCCCCCCTCCTCGGCCAGACGAGAAGCCGGTGGCCAGCGTTCGCCCGGTCCAGTCCACGCCCATTCCCATGATGCCTCGGCAGGTACCCCTGGGCCCTGGCGCCTCATTGGCCAGCTCCAGCACAGGTGTCAACTTCCCCGTCAACTACCTGCAGAAAGCCGGGGTCTTCGTGCAGAAGATCGTCACGACCACAG ACATTGTGATTCCCGGAACGAACAGCTCGGCGGACGTCCAGGCACGCATCAGCGCCGGCGAGAGCATCCACGTGATCCGGGGAACCAAGG GGACCTACATCAGAACGAGCGACGGGCGGATCTTCGCCATCCGAGCCGCCGGGAAGTCCCGACCGGGGGAGGAGAGCTCGTCCACGCCCAGAG ACACTCAGAGGTCATCCGCGGAGACCCCCAGCAACGGCAGTAACGGCTGCTCGTCCCCGGACCGCAAGCGCCTTACCCCAGACAGCCTgacccgccccctctccccggACGGGCCGGAGATCCTCAGCGAGCTGCGCAGGTACACGGCGGGGGGGTCGGACCtggcggcgggggggcaggACAGGCCGCCGGACGGCAGCGGgggcggcgccgccgccgccaagggcgagggggcggggcagcccgGCGCCAACACCCCGACCGCCCTGGACCTGCGCGGCACCAAACGCAAGTCCTCCACGCCCTCCTCCGAGGAGCACGCCGCCAAGCCGCCCGCCAAACGGACCTCCATGCCGCTGCCGCTGCAGGGCCTCCCGCTGAGCGGCGGCTACGGCCTGCCGCCCGTGGgcctcagccccgccctgctgggCTCCATGGGCCACGCCATGTTCATGGGCGCCGGCTCGTCGTACTTCCAGCCCCACGGGCAGCTGGGCGACCCGCGGCTCATGTTCCCCGTCACCCCTGACCCCTTCGGCCTGGGGGGCAGCAGCCTGCCCAGCTCCTCGTCCTCGGGCGCCTCCTCGTCCAGCGCGTCGGTGCCCTCGTCCTCGGGCGCCGCGGCCGCCGGCTCggcctccctgccccccttcaTGCTGGGCTCGGGCATGGCGGGCATGCTGCCGCCCGGCTTCCCCCTGTCCTACGAGCCCCGAATGTACCCCGCCTCGCTGCTCCCCGGGGGCCTCCCCGCCACCCCGGGCCCGGCCGGATCCAGCTTCCTGTCCCACTACTCCTCCCCCAGCCTGCTGGGCGCGGCGCTGCGGCGGGCCAGCGCCCATGCCGTCGCCGAGAACGGCGGGAGCAGCTCGGACGATGACGTCATCGAAGTGACGGGACAGTGA